The following proteins are co-located in the Pseudomonas sp. ATCC 13867 genome:
- a CDS encoding TauD/TfdA dioxygenase family protein codes for MFEFFYALPSQNRAADYRHFSIVPATGAIGADVTGADLKQLGEEGFAELRQALLAHKVLFIRGQSLSVEDLEAVTLRFGEFGREPYVIGMQDHPHVVRVVKEANEKTPVVFGGAWHTDWSFQERPPAFTLLYGHDIPPFGGDTLYANLALAYEWLSPKLRAQLETLDAIHSPERAYGAEAKHNDLMENMAVRYGNHDGEVRSHPLVTHHPETGKKILFINPAYTSGIKGMRPAESQPLLEYLFSIATQPAFTCRMRWTQGTLAIWDNRSTWHYPVSDYHGMRREMYRTTVVGEIPCR; via the coding sequence ATGTTCGAGTTCTTCTACGCACTGCCGAGTCAGAACCGCGCAGCCGACTACCGCCACTTCAGTATCGTCCCCGCCACCGGCGCCATCGGTGCGGACGTCACCGGCGCCGATCTCAAGCAACTGGGCGAGGAAGGGTTCGCCGAGCTGCGCCAGGCCCTGCTGGCACACAAGGTGCTGTTCATCCGTGGCCAGTCGCTCAGCGTGGAAGACCTCGAAGCCGTCACCCTGCGTTTCGGCGAGTTTGGCCGTGAGCCCTATGTGATCGGCATGCAAGACCATCCTCATGTGGTGCGGGTGGTCAAGGAAGCCAACGAGAAGACCCCGGTGGTGTTCGGTGGCGCCTGGCACACCGACTGGTCCTTCCAGGAGCGCCCGCCCGCCTTCACCCTGCTCTACGGCCACGATATCCCGCCGTTCGGCGGCGACACCCTCTACGCCAACCTGGCACTGGCCTACGAATGGCTGTCGCCCAAGCTGCGCGCCCAGCTGGAGACCCTGGACGCCATCCACAGCCCGGAGCGCGCCTACGGCGCCGAGGCCAAGCACAACGACCTGATGGAAAACATGGCAGTGCGCTACGGCAACCACGACGGCGAGGTGCGCTCCCACCCGCTGGTGACCCACCACCCGGAAACCGGCAAGAAGATCCTTTTCATCAACCCCGCCTACACCAGCGGCATCAAGGGCATGCGCCCCGCCGAGTCGCAGCCGTTGCTGGAGTACCTGTTCAGCATCGCCACCCAGCCCGCCTTCACCTGCCGCATGCGCTGGACCCAGGGTACCCTGGCGATCTGGGACAACCGCAGCACCTGGCACTACCCGGTATCGGACTACCACGGCATGCGCCGCGAGATGTATCGCACCACCGTGGTCGGCGAAATCCCTTGCCGCTGA
- a CDS encoding AraC family transcriptional regulator — protein MDWRQTREITGVRYLLDSAREEGLAEDECLVGSAIAPADLQARAGRIQAWQELAVIRNLLQRVARPGLGLSTGRRYHLTSLGLLGFTMLASRTLQEAFETFGRFQSLALTLCPVSSELEARGLWLLFDDRVLPEDARAFVVERGIAGCWQLSGELLQRPLQPLAIELRCAAPADDGAFREMFGIAPSFDAPRNAMLFAAEDLRVPLPQAQISARDSGEQLCERLCGELALTLAATATARQVQQLLLRDSATLLGAAQVAERLGLSERTLQRRLAEEGQSLQVLNDGIKQRLAERLLRESPMDLQGIAQCLGYAEAASFSRAFRRWTGQSPGRWKRQSGTLPTR, from the coding sequence ATGGATTGGCGCCAGACCCGTGAGATCACCGGCGTACGCTACCTGCTCGACAGCGCCCGCGAGGAGGGGCTGGCCGAGGACGAGTGCCTGGTGGGTAGCGCCATTGCGCCGGCGGACCTGCAGGCACGCGCCGGGCGTATCCAGGCATGGCAGGAGCTGGCGGTGATCCGCAATCTGCTGCAGCGGGTCGCTCGGCCCGGTCTTGGCCTGTCTACCGGACGGCGCTATCACCTCACCTCGCTGGGGTTGCTGGGTTTCACCATGCTCGCCAGCCGTACGCTGCAGGAGGCCTTCGAGACCTTCGGGCGCTTCCAGAGCCTCGCGCTGACCCTTTGTCCGGTCAGCAGCGAGCTGGAGGCGCGCGGGCTGTGGCTGCTGTTCGATGACCGCGTGCTGCCCGAGGACGCCCGCGCCTTTGTGGTGGAACGGGGTATCGCCGGGTGCTGGCAACTGTCCGGCGAATTGCTGCAACGACCGCTGCAACCATTGGCCATCGAGCTGCGCTGTGCCGCGCCGGCGGATGACGGAGCGTTCCGCGAGATGTTCGGCATCGCGCCCAGCTTCGATGCTCCGCGCAACGCAATGCTGTTTGCCGCGGAGGATTTGCGGGTGCCGTTGCCCCAGGCGCAGATCAGCGCCCGCGACAGCGGCGAGCAACTGTGCGAACGCCTGTGCGGCGAACTGGCCCTGACCCTGGCCGCCACAGCCACTGCGCGGCAGGTGCAGCAATTGCTGCTGCGCGACTCCGCGACCCTGCTGGGCGCCGCGCAGGTGGCTGAGCGGCTGGGCCTTTCCGAGCGCACGCTGCAACGGCGTCTGGCGGAGGAAGGGCAGAGTCTTCAGGTGCTCAACGATGGCATCAAGCAGCGTCTTGCCGAACGTCTTTTACGCGAGTCGCCGATGGACCTGCAGGGCATCGCGCAGTGCCTGGGGTATGCTGAGGCGGCGAGTTTTTCCCGTGCTTTCCGGCGTTGGACGGGGCAGTCGCCGGGACGCTGGAAACGTCAGTCCGGAACCCTGCCGACGCGCTGA
- a CDS encoding 2-keto-4-pentenoate hydratase → MSTDNHHAAARALAHARASRTPLAAPAATYVLSGLDDAYRVQALGIDLALAAGEHLAGAKAGLISPVMQAALKVDEPVYGRLLASLRCQPGARIPRDRLLQPRIEAEIALLVGRDLPASEPDLADLSACIDGAVPAIEINDSAVANWQIGLLDSIADNLCAGLYLTGGQPVALKTLEGTALAVQLLRNGAPAFPPTQTNITAVLDIALWLARRMARLGAPLKAGDVLLCGALAPMSQVTPGDDFELEIEGLGRIGCSFEG, encoded by the coding sequence ATGAGCACCGACAACCATCACGCCGCCGCCCGCGCCCTGGCCCACGCGCGGGCCAGCCGAACGCCCCTCGCCGCACCGGCGGCGACCTACGTCCTGAGCGGGCTCGACGACGCCTACCGCGTGCAGGCGCTGGGCATCGACCTGGCGCTGGCGGCCGGGGAACACCTGGCGGGCGCCAAGGCCGGCCTGATCTCACCGGTGATGCAGGCGGCGCTGAAAGTCGACGAACCGGTCTACGGCCGACTGCTCGCGTCCCTGCGCTGCCAGCCTGGCGCACGCATCCCCCGCGACCGTCTGCTGCAACCCCGCATCGAGGCGGAAATCGCCCTGCTGGTGGGACGCGACCTGCCCGCCAGCGAGCCGGACCTTGCCGACCTGAGCGCCTGCATCGACGGCGCCGTCCCGGCCATCGAGATCAACGACAGCGCCGTGGCCAACTGGCAGATCGGCCTGCTCGACTCCATCGCCGACAATCTCTGTGCGGGCCTCTACCTCACCGGCGGCCAGCCGGTCGCACTGAAGACGCTGGAAGGCACGGCGCTGGCGGTACAACTGTTGCGCAATGGCGCGCCGGCCTTTCCGCCGACCCAGACGAACATTACCGCCGTACTCGACATCGCCCTCTGGCTGGCACGGCGCATGGCGCGCCTCGGCGCACCGCTGAAGGCCGGCGATGTACTGCTCTGCGGGGCGCTGGCGCCGATGTCGCAAGTCACGCCCGGGGATGACTTCGAGCTGGAGATCGAAGGACTGGGACGGATCGGCTGCAGCTTCGAGGGTTGA